A genomic window from Cloacibacillus evryensis DSM 19522 includes:
- a CDS encoding UxaA family hydrolase translates to MAQIKIDAILISIRDSVATVNRSVKRGEVLAYMNGGDLMEITADDDIPIYHKIALVSVPKGAPVFKYGEKIGRATRDIPAGAHVHSHNLTDIGEER, encoded by the coding sequence TTGGCACAGATAAAGATAGACGCGATCCTCATATCCATCCGCGACTCGGTCGCGACAGTGAACCGCTCCGTGAAGAGGGGCGAAGTGCTGGCCTACATGAACGGCGGCGACCTGATGGAGATAACCGCCGACGACGACATCCCCATATATCATAAGATAGCGCTGGTGTCCGTTCCAAAGGGAGCGCCCGTCTTCAAATATGGCGAAAAAATCGGCCGCGCGACGCGGGACATCCCCGCCGGGGCCCATGTACACAGCCACAACCTGACCGACATCGGAGAGGAGCGCTGA
- a CDS encoding UxaA family hydrolase, translating to MKFLGYRRPGGRTGVRNLVAVMPGVLCSSAAARKIADAVPGTTFLYNHNGCGQSPSDTEHTLEILSGLIANGNVYGALIVGLGCEATQRELYLAAVSAKSDKPLHYISIHEEGGIGGAVAAGIKIAEKLVEEARKLKREEIDISELIVGLECGGSDPTSGISANVVLGDLSDRLVDLGAAVVISETSEAIGAENILLARGRTPEIGRRLCEMTARWDRDIKEQTGADIRLTNPTPGNIAAGLTTLSEKSLGCIHKSGTRPFEGVLAAGEYIKGRGLYYMDTTAYDCGSITAKIAGGAQLVAFTTGMGNPIGSPVAPVIKITGNHATFEKHNDMIDFDTSASLSGEKSVEELGEELLDFTLSVCCGRETKAEINEAGVVFVNQRHSCG from the coding sequence ATGAAGTTTCTCGGATACCGGCGGCCGGGCGGCCGTACAGGAGTGCGCAACCTCGTGGCGGTCATGCCCGGCGTGCTCTGCTCCTCGGCGGCGGCCCGGAAGATCGCCGACGCCGTCCCCGGCACGACCTTTCTCTACAACCATAACGGCTGCGGACAATCGCCGTCTGATACGGAACATACTCTGGAGATACTTTCCGGCCTTATCGCGAACGGCAACGTCTACGGCGCGCTCATCGTCGGCCTCGGCTGCGAGGCGACGCAGCGGGAGCTCTATCTGGCGGCGGTCTCGGCGAAGAGCGACAAACCGCTGCATTACATCTCCATCCATGAGGAGGGAGGCATAGGCGGAGCGGTCGCGGCTGGGATAAAAATTGCCGAAAAGCTTGTCGAAGAGGCGCGGAAGCTGAAGCGCGAAGAGATCGACATCTCGGAGCTGATCGTCGGCCTTGAGTGCGGCGGTTCGGACCCCACCTCGGGCATATCGGCCAACGTGGTGCTTGGCGACCTCTCCGACCGCCTCGTCGACCTGGGGGCGGCGGTCGTGATAAGCGAGACCTCCGAAGCGATCGGCGCGGAGAATATCCTGCTCGCGCGCGGCCGGACGCCGGAGATCGGCCGCCGCCTCTGCGAGATGACGGCACGGTGGGACCGTGACATAAAAGAACAGACCGGCGCCGACATCCGGCTGACTAACCCTACGCCTGGCAATATCGCCGCCGGGCTCACGACGCTTTCGGAAAAATCCCTCGGCTGCATACACAAGAGCGGCACGCGTCCCTTTGAGGGAGTGCTCGCCGCGGGGGAATACATAAAGGGGCGGGGCCTCTATTATATGGATACCACGGCCTACGACTGCGGATCGATAACCGCGAAAATCGCGGGCGGCGCTCAGTTGGTGGCCTTTACCACCGGGATGGGAAACCCCATCGGCAGCCCCGTCGCGCCGGTGATAAAGATCACCGGCAACCACGCCACCTTTGAAAAACACAACGACATGATAGATTTCGATACCTCAGCGAGCCTCAGCGGTGAAAAAAGCGTTGAAGAGCTTGGGGAGGAGCTGTTGGATTTCACGCTCTCGGTCTGCTGCGGCAGAGAGACCAAGGCTGAGATCAACGAGGCCGGAGTCGTTTTTGTAAATCAGCGCCACAGCTGCGGCTAG
- the dctP gene encoding TRAP transporter substrate-binding protein DctP, which yields MRCLKNILCSLMLLALISSPSAAAEVTLRFAGQFPEEHSATKLMREIAEGVRTRTRGRVNIEVYPDNLLGDYTIIYEDLMRGAIDMALISIPSHFDPRLELVYLNAFVDHNVVRRNVRLDSWLSQKMDEYNTRLGVKLLGFNVEGLTGIASVKPINSPLDPKADKGLLVRIPPMHVYKSAIEAQGYRTVTMPYADTARALQEGRCDAVSSISSGAALANLKGIMKYWYQLNYSQAVESYLMSAKTWDRLSEGDIAVIYGEVARASAKSFEQAKHNNKRNLKRMRQSGIRVFTYSDAELLPLRRAIVENWKGLEPVMGRQLMNDARKHFLIDAER from the coding sequence ATGAGATGCCTGAAAAATATACTCTGTTCCTTAATGTTGCTTGCGCTTATTTCATCTCCCTCCGCGGCCGCCGAGGTCACATTGCGCTTCGCGGGACAGTTCCCGGAGGAACACAGCGCCACCAAGCTGATGAGGGAGATCGCCGAGGGCGTTCGGACGAGGACGCGCGGGCGCGTCAACATAGAGGTCTACCCCGACAATCTGCTCGGGGATTATACGATCATATACGAGGACCTGATGCGCGGGGCGATCGACATGGCGCTGATCTCCATTCCAAGCCATTTCGACCCGCGCCTTGAGCTGGTCTATCTCAATGCCTTCGTCGACCACAACGTTGTCCGGAGAAATGTCAGGCTTGACAGCTGGCTCTCTCAAAAGATGGATGAGTACAACACGCGGCTGGGCGTCAAACTGCTGGGATTCAATGTGGAGGGACTCACCGGCATCGCCTCTGTCAAGCCGATAAACTCCCCTCTGGACCCTAAAGCCGACAAGGGGCTTCTCGTGCGCATACCGCCCATGCACGTCTATAAGTCGGCGATCGAGGCACAGGGATACAGGACCGTCACGATGCCATACGCCGATACGGCCCGCGCGCTGCAGGAGGGGAGGTGCGACGCCGTCTCCTCAATATCCTCCGGAGCTGCCCTCGCTAACCTTAAAGGCATCATGAAATACTGGTATCAGCTGAATTATTCACAGGCGGTGGAGTCCTATCTCATGAGCGCCAAGACCTGGGACAGACTCAGCGAGGGGGATATCGCGGTGATCTACGGCGAAGTGGCGCGCGCCTCGGCGAAGTCTTTTGAACAGGCGAAGCATAACAATAAAAGAAACCTCAAGCGGATGAGGCAAAGCGGCATACGGGTCTTTACCTACAGCGACGCGGAGCTGCTGCCGCTGCGCCGGGCGATCGTAGAGAATTGGAAGGGGCTGGAACCGGTGATGGGACGCCAGCTCATGAACGACGCCAGAAAACATTTTCTGATCGACGCGGAGCGCTAG
- the dctP gene encoding TRAP transporter substrate-binding protein DctP, whose amino-acid sequence MKSFKNSLCVLMLLLFLAPCSDAAEVKLRFAGQFPEDHSAIKSMREIANGVREKTGGRVEIEVFPANRLGDYTIIYEDLMRGAVDMALISVPSQFDPRLELVYLNAFANYDVLKREFKPGSWLSKKMNEYNTRLGVKFLGFNIEGLTGIASKKPVREPLNPNINKGVLARVPFMNVYKSAAEAQGYRTISLPYSDIARSLQDGTCDAVSSISTGAALSELKGIMKYWYQLNYSQETESYLMSAKSWDKLSEDDLAAIYAEVAKASAKSFEQAQQNDRKNLEMMRKNGVQVFTYTDAELLPLRRAVMENWKQLDPTMGAQLMKEARKHFSIKDK is encoded by the coding sequence TCAAAAATTCGCTCTGTGTTCTTATGCTGCTTCTGTTTCTCGCCCCTTGTTCCGACGCCGCCGAGGTGAAGCTGCGCTTTGCCGGACAGTTCCCTGAGGATCACAGCGCGATAAAGTCCATGCGCGAGATCGCAAACGGAGTGAGGGAGAAGACCGGCGGGCGCGTCGAGATAGAGGTCTTTCCCGCCAACAGGCTCGGCGATTATACGATAATATATGAGGACCTGATGCGCGGAGCGGTGGATATGGCGCTCATCTCGGTCCCCAGCCAGTTTGACCCGCGGCTGGAGCTCGTTTACCTGAACGCCTTCGCCAACTACGACGTACTAAAAAGGGAGTTCAAGCCCGGAAGCTGGCTCTCAAAAAAGATGAACGAGTATAATACGCGCCTTGGCGTAAAGTTCCTCGGTTTTAATATCGAGGGGCTCACCGGCATCGCCTCGAAGAAACCGGTGCGCGAGCCGCTGAATCCAAATATCAATAAGGGTGTGCTCGCTCGGGTCCCCTTCATGAACGTCTATAAGTCGGCGGCGGAGGCCCAGGGCTACCGGACGATCTCGCTGCCCTATTCCGATATAGCCCGTTCTCTGCAGGACGGCACCTGCGACGCGGTCTCCTCGATATCGACCGGCGCGGCGCTGTCGGAGCTCAAGGGGATAATGAAATACTGGTACCAGCTCAACTACTCGCAGGAGACTGAATCGTATCTCATGAGCGCGAAAAGCTGGGACAAACTCAGCGAGGACGACCTCGCGGCCATATACGCCGAGGTCGCCAAGGCATCCGCGAAATCATTCGAACAGGCACAGCAGAACGACAGGAAGAACCTTGAGATGATGAGAAAAAACGGCGTGCAGGTCTTTACCTATACAGACGCCGAACTGCTGCCGCTGCGCCGGGCGGTGATGGAAAACTGGAAGCAGCTCGACCCCACGATGGGCGCCCAGCTAATGAAAGAGGCAAGGAAGCATTTTTCGATCAAGGATAAATAG